CTGGTCCGCGCCCGGCGCGGGTCAGGCTCTTCCAGCCCCAGTTCGAAACGCATCATGAAGTCGACCCACCGCTCGCGGTTGGCGCTAAGCGCTTTGACGATCGGTTCGGTCTGGGCTTGAGTGAGTCCATAGCCGCGAAAAATCTCGGCCACTTCTTCTTCCTCGACGGCCGGCACCGTATCGCACTCGCGCTCTTCCCGCGCCCGTTCGGCCTGGTAATGCTCGGCATCAGTCCGGGCCGCCAGGTATCCGCCCAGCCCCATGGCGATCGAACCGGCGGCAATCTCGGCCAGGCCGGCAGTGACAATGATCGCGTTGGAATCCACGGCCCCTGACAAACCCGCCGCCAACGCAAACGGCACCGTCAGCCCGTCCGACATGCCGATCACGACATCGCGCACCGTCTCGGTGGCGGTGAAGTGGCGTTCGGTGTGCGGCGTGGAGGGCATGGGGAGAGAAGTAGTCAGTAGTCGGTAGACAGTAGTCAGTAAAAACAGTAGAGACGGGTTATTCAGGCGTTTCGAGGGAGCGCAAGAGGCCATTCAATAGCCTGCCGACTTCCGCGCACTTGTCAGTCAGGTCCGCCGTCGCCTCCGGCGTCAAGTATTTTAAT
The nucleotide sequence above comes from Pirellulales bacterium. Encoded proteins:
- a CDS encoding VIT1/CCC1 transporter family protein codes for the protein MPSTPHTERHFTATETVRDVVIGMSDGLTVPFALAAGLSGAVDSNAIIVTAGLAEIAAGSIAMGLGGYLAARTDAEHYQAERAREERECDTVPAVEEEEVAEIFRGYGLTQAQTEPIVKALSANRERWVDFMMRFELGLEEPDPRRARTSALTIAGSYIVGGFIPLAPYFFISSTHAALLASVVVTLAALAVFGFVKARLTGISPFRGGLQTVVTGGLAAAAAFAIARAIG